A genomic segment from Gilvibacter sp. SZ-19 encodes:
- the rnc gene encoding ribonuclease III, whose product MTSIRNIFNSRAEKDGNFFRAIKKILGFAPGNLAFYEEAFTHRSMNQKDDDGIQQNYERLEFLGDAMLGAVIAAHLFKKVPHGNEGYLTKMRSKVVSREHLNELGRDLDLIKLVRTNIPVENFSGNIHGNVFEALIGAIYLDKGFKYCERFIHKRVIKPYVDIQKLEGKIISYKSLLIEWCQKHKNSFKFMVYEDNGKDDLKHFAVKLTIDDRTMAKARATSKKKAEERAAKRAYYKLQRRIEGDKEAAEQTSA is encoded by the coding sequence ATGACTTCCATACGAAACATATTCAATTCCCGTGCTGAAAAGGACGGGAATTTTTTTCGCGCTATAAAGAAGATATTGGGCTTTGCACCGGGGAATTTGGCCTTTTATGAAGAGGCTTTTACCCACCGCTCGATGAACCAAAAAGACGACGACGGGATCCAGCAGAATTACGAGCGTTTGGAGTTTTTAGGCGATGCTATGCTCGGTGCTGTGATCGCTGCGCATCTGTTTAAAAAAGTCCCTCACGGCAACGAAGGTTACCTGACCAAAATGCGCTCTAAAGTAGTAAGTAGAGAGCATTTGAATGAATTAGGCCGCGATCTGGATCTGATCAAACTAGTGCGGACCAACATTCCAGTAGAGAATTTTAGCGGGAATATTCACGGCAATGTCTTCGAGGCCTTGATAGGAGCCATTTACCTGGATAAAGGCTTTAAATATTGCGAGCGATTCATCCACAAAAGAGTAATTAAACCTTATGTGGATATTCAAAAACTAGAAGGCAAGATCATCTCTTACAAGAGCTTGCTTATCGAGTGGTGTCAGAAGCACAAGAACAGCTTTAAATTCATGGTCTATGAGGACAATGGCAAAGACGATCTGAAGCATTTTGCCGTTAAGCTTACTATAGACGACAGAACCATGGCCAAGGCTCGTGCCACCTCTAAGAAGAAGGCAGAAGAGCGCGCCGCCAAAAGGGCTTATTACAAGCTCCAAAGACGCATAGAAGGCGATAAAGAAGCCGCAGAGCAGACCTCGGCTTAA
- a CDS encoding IPExxxVDY family protein, with amino-acid sequence MSTHKLELTLDDDLDNSVVVAIHCSEPDYRMAYKINQQLNLKLLREKQDLEFVYAEGKAEYPFFYFEDWEQDRQFHLVANSTELQVDKPLALSADLFGESVGPKARKVHLLPEIKQADYLLKITSTKNNHSENVIVSRINEIAQVITAYVVDLHSVKSKSNLIFE; translated from the coding sequence ATGAGCACACACAAACTGGAACTGACTCTCGATGACGATCTGGACAACAGTGTTGTTGTTGCTATTCACTGCAGCGAGCCAGATTATCGCATGGCGTATAAGATCAATCAGCAATTAAATCTAAAACTGCTTCGCGAAAAGCAAGATCTGGAGTTTGTCTACGCAGAAGGAAAAGCTGAATATCCGTTCTTTTACTTTGAAGATTGGGAACAAGACAGACAGTTTCACTTGGTGGCGAATTCCACAGAATTACAAGTGGACAAACCCTTGGCCTTGAGTGCGGATCTGTTTGGTGAAAGCGTGGGTCCGAAGGCTCGAAAAGTGCATCTTTTACCCGAAATTAAGCAGGCAGATTACCTCTTAAAGATCACATCAACAAAGAATAACCATTCCGAAAACGTTATCGTTTCAAGAATTAACGAAATTGCGCAGGTTATTACTGCGTATGTCGTAGATTTACATTCGGTGAAATCCAAAAGTAACCTAATTTTTGAATGA
- the pyk gene encoding pyruvate kinase codes for MPTQKKTKIVATLGPATSDREVLRDMILEGVNVFRINFSHANYEDVKERIAMIRSLNEELDRSTAILADLQGPKLRVGVMKEEVVVSPGDTIKFCTGDEFEGTSEKVYMNYDKFPADVKVGERVLLDDGKLIFEVVATDGKSEVNTKVLQGGPLRSRKGVNLPNTDISLPALTEKDKEDAVFAISQEVDWIALSFVRHADDCKELNALIKEHSEYKIPIISKIEKPEAVKNIDEIIAYSDGLMVARGDLGVEIPAQEVPLIQKQLVLKAKKARIPVIIATQMMETMISSLTPTRAEVNDVANSVMDGADAVMLSGETSVGKYPVDVIKTMCKICKGVEDSPLIKVPQNPPHIKTNRYITKSICYHASLMANEIDARAICTLTNSGYTAFQISAWRPAAHILVFTSNKRILSRLNLLYGVRAFYYDKYVSTDETVEDVNRIATEKNYVVKGDYLINLAAMPIADKGMVNTLRVSQV; via the coding sequence ATGCCTACCCAAAAAAAGACTAAAATAGTAGCCACTTTAGGTCCTGCGACTTCGGATCGTGAAGTGCTAAGAGATATGATCCTAGAAGGGGTCAATGTATTCAGAATTAACTTCTCTCACGCCAATTATGAGGATGTAAAAGAACGCATCGCTATGATCCGTTCCCTCAATGAAGAGTTAGACAGATCCACAGCGATCCTGGCAGACCTCCAAGGGCCTAAACTTCGTGTTGGGGTTATGAAAGAGGAGGTGGTAGTAAGCCCAGGCGATACCATTAAATTCTGCACTGGCGATGAGTTTGAAGGCACCTCTGAGAAGGTCTATATGAACTACGATAAATTCCCTGCAGACGTTAAAGTTGGGGAGCGTGTTTTGCTAGACGACGGGAAGTTGATTTTTGAAGTAGTTGCTACCGATGGCAAGTCCGAAGTGAACACTAAGGTATTGCAAGGAGGTCCGCTGCGATCTCGCAAAGGAGTAAACCTACCCAATACAGATATTTCACTACCGGCTTTGACCGAAAAGGATAAGGAAGATGCTGTCTTTGCCATTTCTCAAGAAGTGGATTGGATCGCCCTTTCGTTCGTGCGTCACGCAGACGACTGTAAAGAGCTCAATGCCTTAATAAAGGAGCATAGCGAATACAAGATCCCTATCATTTCTAAGATCGAGAAGCCAGAGGCTGTAAAAAACATAGACGAGATCATCGCCTATTCGGACGGCTTAATGGTGGCTCGTGGAGATCTAGGTGTGGAGATTCCTGCGCAAGAGGTACCACTTATCCAAAAGCAGTTGGTACTTAAGGCCAAGAAAGCCCGTATTCCGGTGATCATTGCTACTCAAATGATGGAGACCATGATCTCTTCTCTTACGCCAACGCGTGCGGAGGTGAATGATGTGGCCAACTCCGTAATGGACGGAGCAGATGCTGTGATGCTTTCAGGCGAGACCTCTGTTGGGAAGTATCCGGTAGACGTTATAAAGACCATGTGTAAGATCTGTAAAGGAGTAGAAGATTCACCACTGATCAAAGTGCCTCAGAATCCGCCGCACATCAAGACCAACAGATATATCACCAAAAGTATTTGCTACCACGCTTCACTGATGGCCAATGAGATAGACGCACGTGCTATCTGTACTTTGACCAATAGTGGTTATACCGCCTTTCAGATCTCGGCTTGGAGACCTGCAGCGCACATTTTGGTATTTACATCCAACAAGCGCATTTTATCTCGCTTGAATTTGTTGTACGGCGTTCGCGCGTTCTACTACGACAAATATGTGAGTACCGATGAGACCGTAGAAGATGTAAACCGTATCGCTACAGAAAAGAACTATGTGGTAAAAGGCGACTATCTGATCAACTTGGCTGCTATGCCTATTGCAGATAAAGGGATGGTCAACACACTGCGCGTTTCTCAAGTATAA
- a CDS encoding SH3 domain-containing protein, whose translation MNTVKLSSLALLGALTLVACKEAPQEIQESETQSVINEQLAMTENLTDAKAALEDSEVTYRYVTARTGLSLREFDNLNSEKLAIIPYGTKLEIVEHEGQNTMKVNNIKGGMDKVNFNRKTGFVFNGYLSKYFPPEEDMLPAGYAKELKEVYPKVSYTEVNGGTASKPVNTETLVLPEATWHEAYFIAQKIFDIPKEFEFPKQTGKASQQIKGPKKETDSWFDALNIKRDANGLTQLLYSYEAKKVKRTVSITATEKGMQIQQIRAYK comes from the coding sequence ATGAACACAGTAAAATTATCGAGCTTAGCCCTATTGGGAGCGCTCACCCTAGTCGCTTGTAAAGAAGCCCCTCAAGAAATTCAAGAATCAGAAACGCAAAGCGTGATCAACGAGCAGTTGGCCATGACTGAGAATCTTACAGATGCCAAAGCAGCTCTGGAAGACAGTGAGGTCACCTATCGCTACGTGACCGCGAGAACAGGCCTCAGCCTTAGAGAGTTTGACAATCTCAACAGTGAAAAGCTAGCTATTATTCCCTACGGAACCAAGCTAGAAATTGTTGAACACGAAGGGCAAAACACCATGAAGGTCAACAATATAAAAGGTGGAATGGACAAGGTTAATTTTAACCGCAAAACAGGATTTGTATTCAACGGTTATCTGTCTAAGTACTTCCCGCCGGAAGAAGACATGTTACCTGCAGGCTACGCCAAGGAGCTAAAAGAGGTATACCCGAAAGTTAGCTATACAGAAGTGAATGGTGGCACTGCTAGTAAGCCAGTGAATACAGAGACCTTAGTACTCCCAGAGGCCACTTGGCACGAAGCCTACTTTATTGCTCAAAAAATCTTTGATATTCCAAAGGAATTTGAGTTCCCTAAGCAAACTGGAAAAGCCAGTCAGCAGATCAAAGGGCCAAAAAAAGAGACCGACAGTTGGTTTGATGCCCTAAACATTAAGCGTGACGCCAATGGCCTAACTCAGCTGCTCTACAGCTATGAAGCTAAAAAGGTAAAGCGTACCGTTAGTATTACCGCTACAGAAAAAGGCATGCAGATACAACAGATCCGCGCCTACAAATAG
- a CDS encoding S41 family peptidase, whose translation MKSTICLLFIMFFSFGFAQDCDCASDLDFVAAKAKESPSFKSQWKSPLADQFLIAGLKEDMRNDENLALNCLYYLQTYLGAVKDNHIYIADFDKEKNYASLTPFYEGSPEDLSSNAVTTTDDPVTGIYELAGVYRVAVVKVADKYYDYAGYILESNYEDWPVGALKFTLRITGEDFSGNFYDRNHKPQRRKVDLTNGRLYPERWVKEDFAASYAANNYYIEGDTFQYKDYGNGVHYVRLGSFGGSNENYAKAMKLLETLKEKLTSGKVILDLRNNGGGGPRTSDPFLKLFKKRKKQLEFHLIQNNFVASNAEHFLMKAKNQLPLTTYGENTKGALAYGFGNYSTADLITPCNNYSLGLTSSKYERYLKYEVVGIAPDVSLSHESDWIGQVLAKIE comes from the coding sequence ATGAAAAGTACCATTTGCCTACTGTTTATAATGTTTTTTAGTTTTGGATTTGCTCAGGATTGCGACTGCGCCAGCGATCTGGACTTTGTAGCTGCCAAAGCAAAGGAAAGCCCGAGTTTTAAATCGCAATGGAAATCTCCGCTTGCCGATCAATTTTTAATTGCAGGCTTGAAAGAAGATATGCGAAACGATGAAAATTTGGCTTTGAATTGCCTCTATTACCTACAGACCTATTTGGGGGCTGTAAAGGATAATCACATCTATATCGCAGATTTTGATAAAGAAAAAAACTATGCAAGCCTGACTCCATTTTACGAGGGATCTCCAGAAGACCTAAGCTCGAATGCCGTTACTACCACAGATGATCCTGTAACCGGAATTTACGAACTAGCTGGGGTATATCGTGTCGCCGTGGTAAAAGTAGCGGATAAGTACTATGATTATGCCGGGTACATTCTAGAGAGCAATTATGAGGATTGGCCTGTCGGGGCGCTGAAGTTTACACTGCGCATAACTGGCGAGGACTTCTCTGGGAACTTTTACGATCGCAATCATAAACCGCAAAGGCGAAAAGTTGACCTTACCAATGGCCGATTGTATCCCGAAAGATGGGTAAAAGAAGACTTCGCCGCGAGCTATGCTGCTAACAATTATTACATAGAAGGCGATACCTTTCAGTACAAGGACTATGGTAACGGTGTACACTATGTGCGTCTTGGAAGTTTTGGCGGAAGCAATGAGAACTATGCCAAGGCCATGAAACTCCTAGAAACCTTAAAAGAAAAGTTGACTTCTGGAAAAGTGATCTTGGACTTACGCAATAATGGTGGCGGAGGCCCAAGAACATCAGATCCTTTTTTAAAACTATTCAAAAAGCGCAAAAAGCAATTGGAGTTTCACCTGATCCAAAACAATTTTGTAGCCAGTAATGCCGAGCATTTTCTAATGAAGGCTAAGAATCAATTACCGCTAACCACTTATGGAGAAAACACCAAAGGCGCCTTGGCTTATGGTTTTGGAAACTATTCTACAGCAGATCTTATAACTCCTTGTAATAACTATTCCTTAGGTCTCACCTCGTCTAAATACGAACGTTATTTGAAATATGAGGTAGTAGGTATTGCTCCGGATGTTTCTCTAAGTCATGAATCTGATTGGATTGGTCAAGTTTTAGCGAAAATTGAATAG
- the dinB gene encoding DNA polymerase IV has protein sequence MEPAPQLRKIIHVDMDAFYASVEQLDRPELRGKPIAVGGSSKRGVVSAASYEARKFGVRSAMSGVMARRNCPELIFVKPRFDRYTEISRKIRKIFFEYTDLVEPLSLDEAYLDVTQNKKGNPSATLIAREIRAKIKERTGLNASAGISINKFIAKVASDVNKPNGQKTVPPEEVEEFLEALDIRKFYGVGKVTAEKMYQMGIFTGADLKERSREFLDEHFGKSGGYYYDVVRGIHRSEVKPDRTRKSLAAERTFSENITSEVFMLERLQGIAEEIQRRLAKSEIAGKTVTLKIKYSDFSLQTRSKTLPFYIATADLILEEVKQLLYQEKLKESVRLLGISISNLNNEKSEKAVEKESISEQLKFEF, from the coding sequence ATGGAACCTGCGCCGCAATTACGAAAGATCATACACGTAGATATGGATGCGTTTTATGCCTCGGTGGAGCAATTGGATAGGCCCGAATTGCGCGGTAAACCGATAGCTGTAGGCGGGAGTTCTAAACGCGGCGTGGTTAGTGCGGCCAGTTATGAGGCCAGAAAGTTTGGGGTGCGATCGGCGATGAGTGGCGTAATGGCCCGACGCAATTGCCCAGAGCTGATCTTTGTAAAACCGCGCTTTGACCGGTATACAGAGATCTCTAGAAAGATCCGAAAGATCTTTTTTGAATACACAGATCTGGTAGAGCCCCTTTCTTTAGACGAAGCTTATTTAGACGTAACTCAAAACAAAAAAGGCAACCCCAGTGCCACGCTAATTGCCAGAGAAATTCGGGCCAAGATCAAGGAGCGTACCGGCCTTAACGCCTCCGCAGGGATCTCCATCAATAAGTTCATTGCCAAAGTGGCCAGCGATGTGAATAAACCCAACGGACAAAAGACAGTGCCACCAGAAGAGGTGGAAGAATTCTTAGAGGCTTTAGACATCCGTAAATTCTATGGAGTTGGGAAAGTGACCGCAGAGAAAATGTACCAAATGGGCATTTTCACCGGAGCTGATCTTAAGGAGCGCTCCCGAGAATTCTTAGATGAGCACTTTGGTAAAAGTGGGGGTTACTATTATGACGTGGTTCGCGGAATCCACAGGTCTGAAGTAAAACCAGACAGAACGCGAAAATCCCTTGCTGCAGAACGCACTTTTAGCGAGAATATCACCTCCGAAGTATTCATGCTAGAAAGGCTTCAAGGCATTGCAGAAGAGATACAAAGACGTTTAGCCAAAAGTGAGATCGCCGGAAAGACCGTAACGCTCAAGATCAAATACAGCGATTTTAGTTTGCAAACGCGGAGTAAAACCCTACCCTTTTATATTGCAACGGCAGACCTTATCTTAGAAGAAGTAAAACAACTCCTGTATCAGGAAAAATTAAAGGAATCTGTTCGACTACTGGGAATCTCCATTTCTAATCTCAACAACGAAAAGAGCGAGAAAGCAGTGGAGAAGGAAAGTATTAGCGAACAATTAAAATTTGAATTCTAG
- a CDS encoding CYTH domain-containing protein: MIEVERKFLVVSDAFKADAIRVETMQQGFLSTDPERTVRVRVLDDSGKLTIKGASSADGTSRFEWERELPLTEAQRLLDLCLPGMISKQRYIIPVGAHTFEVDVFSGDNQGLIIAEVELSAADEDFPKPQWLGEEVTGDAKYYNSQLAVKPYSKWLDTSFL, encoded by the coding sequence ATGATAGAAGTAGAACGTAAATTTTTAGTGGTATCGGACGCTTTTAAGGCGGATGCGATTCGCGTAGAAACCATGCAGCAAGGGTTTTTGTCTACAGATCCGGAGCGGACTGTGCGCGTTCGTGTTTTAGACGACTCAGGCAAGCTAACCATAAAAGGAGCTAGTAGTGCAGACGGCACTTCTCGTTTTGAATGGGAACGCGAGCTTCCCTTGACAGAAGCGCAGCGTTTGTTAGACCTCTGCTTGCCTGGAATGATCAGTAAGCAGCGCTATATTATTCCGGTAGGAGCGCATACTTTTGAGGTCGATGTATTTTCTGGAGACAACCAGGGCCTTATCATTGCAGAAGTAGAACTCAGCGCTGCAGACGAAGACTTTCCCAAACCGCAGTGGTTGGGAGAAGAAGTGACGGGCGACGCTAAATATTACAACAGTCAACTCGCTGTAAAACCTTATTCAAAATGGCTAGATACCTCCTTTCTTTAA